The Pagrus major chromosome 17, Pma_NU_1.0 genome includes a region encoding these proteins:
- the LOC141012238 gene encoding uncharacterized protein has protein sequence MSWSLLIISLIGIAIVGGTDLCNTTCLIPNGTTSQSTVYTSEGTNFTSERAINGNMSECAHTLEQQSSWWTIDLLAVYNISSIKIYNTEHHNSDISDASIHIGNSRENNSIANNVCKCITNFIKNSCNDFQCNTSMLGRYITLSAPKHLVLCEVRICGTKQESPFELIKENKTWEDALSHCRDQNKDLASILDADSQAWAELEARAADTPFVWLALHYTCILEVWFWVDDHRLEFNRWAPENNTGDCDMSGAMQTREDHLWFSMSDYDKFNFICTK, from the exons ATGTCGTGGAGTCTGCTGATCATCTCTCTGATTG GAATTGCAATCGTTGGTGGCACAG ATCTCTGCAACACGACCTGCTTGATACCAAATGGGACGACATCTCAGTCAACAGTCTACACTTCAGAAGGAACAAACTTCACTTCTGAAAGAGCTATCAATGGGAATATGTCAGAGTGTGCTCACACACTGGAACAGCAGAGCTCCTGGTGGACAATTGACCTGCTGGCTGTCTACAACATTTCTTCAATCAAGATCTACAACACAGAGCACCATAATAGTGATATAAGTGATGCTTCGATTCACATTGGGAACTCTCGTGAGAACAACAGCATCGCCAACAACGT GTGTAAATGCATCACAAACTTCATAAAGAACAGTTGTAATGACTTTCAATGTAATACCAGCATGTTGGGGCGCTACATCACACTGTCTGCACCAAAGCATTTGGTTCTGTGTGAAGTGCGGATCTGCGGCACAAAACAAG AATCACCATTTGAGCTGATCAAAGAGAACAAGACGTGGGAAGATGCCCTGTCCCACTGCAGGGACCAAAACAAGGACCTCGCTTCCATCCTTGACGCAGATTCTCAGGCCTGGGCTGAGCTGGAGGCCAGAGCGGCTGACACTCCCTTTGTGTGGCTGGCCCTTCACTACACCTGCATCCTAGAGGTCTGGTTCTGGGTCGATGATCATCGCTTGGAATTCAATCGCTGGGCTCCAGAGAATAACACAGGAGACTGTGACATGAGTGGTGCCATGCAGACAAGAGAGGACCACCTCTGGTTCAGCATGTCTGACTACGACAAGTTTAATTTCATCTGCACAAA ATGA
- the LOC141011707 gene encoding zinc fingers and homeoboxes protein 1-like: protein MSSRRKSTTPCMVLPSDVVEQEEVEEKTERTKEEEAEDEEGKVKEGTEDSPTAEELDQAVVVVPTPPDTDEPSVSTVEDSEVLSPSLKRSATNPPEDPGSNQPTQEQQCDTPEEGGADPAAVAAISLSKTPIMRMKTKSEPKRIAVSLKSADEAVEGFGGGVEGEVGGEQEPIEAPLGPMTPVEMLLHDSMKLGGGGLLVSPPSEQQRKSSSLNPTVLPAGLAQVLSAFQAQHTAAAAAAQPQLLIPLSSIPSYSAAMDTNPLLGSTYKKFPYPSMAEISSLAAQTQFTEEQIKVWFSAQRLKHGVSWTPEEVEEARRKQFNGTVHTVPQTITVIPAHQLSAAANGLQSILQTCQIVGQPGLVFTQVGPGGNLPVTSPITLTVAGLPSQSQSSSRVPCQPTPTNSELKRATTVQPPSLSPQENSALSADTFSLRPKKSKEQLAELKASYLKNHFVTDAEIARLMKLTNLTKGEIKKWFSDTRYNQRNSKNSHVIVFHDGGGRGGCSSSATTTIVIDSSDETPTSPLPPRTPPVKEKETRPKTWNPFPDFTLQKFKEKTPEQLVVLEESFEKSSTPSDEELSRLRTETKLTRREIDAWFTERRKMPPVSTSSPDSSEGGKMETDGAKAGEGGAGASSSSSPTASSSRKGSQTPPGGRSKQLPSSNKDMKDKSKKTPEQLHILKSAFVRTQWPTPEEYDQLAEESGLARSYIVSWFGDSRYSWKNSNLKWFFQYQSGNVEGPTGGGGNKMGSGSIGRKRRGRNRGWGRSRTRKQPRRSASYSADVNRSPPSKKFKTGREILKEYYLKHHFLNEQDLDELVTKTNMSYEQVREWFAEVQRRLEAGSDPFQEVALGRTDGDEGGGDEGAETQGEASTAAGEQTGAGAEEEEEDEGEEDDDGDDTDDSEVWEPSRSVRKSLSVSED from the exons ATGTCGAGTCGCCGGAAATCGACCACACCTTGCATGGTGCTGCCCTCTGATGTGGTggagcaggaagaggtggaggagaaaacCGAAAGGACAAAGGAGGAAGAGgcggaggatgaggaggggaaGGTGAAGGAGGGAACAGAGGATAGTCCGACCGCAGAGGAGCTGGATCAGGCAGTAGTGGTTGTCCCCACCCCTCCAGATACAG ATGAGCCCAGTGTCTCTACTGTAGAAGACAGTGAAGTCCTCAGCCCCTCATTGAAGCGCAGCGCTACAAACCCTCCTGAGGATCCGGGCAGCAACCAGCCGACCCAGGAACAACAGTGTGATACACccgaggagggaggagcagaCCCTGCCGCGGTTGCTGCCATTTCTCTCAGCAAGACCCCCATCATGAGGATGAAGACCAAATCTGAACCCAAGAGGATCGCAGTGTCCCTGAAGTCAGCAGATGAGGCAGTCGAGGGTTTTGGAGGGGGTGTCGAGGGAGAggtgggaggagagcaggaacCCATCGAAGCTCCTCTAGGGCCGATGACGCCTGTGGAGATGCTGCTGCATGACTCCATGAAGCTCGGGGGAGGCGGCTTGCTGGTCAGCCCAccctcagagcagcagaggaaatcATCCAGTTTAAATCCCACAGTCCTGCCTGCTGGCCTGGCACAG gtGCTTTCTGCTTTCCAGGCCcagcacactgcagcagcagcagcagctcagcccCAGCTACTGATTCCCCTCAGCAGCATCCCATCCTACAGTGCAGCTATGGACACCAACCCCCTGCTGGGCAGCACATACAAGAAGTTTCCTTACCCCTCCATGGCTGAGATCAGCAGCCTGGCAGCACAGACGCAGTTCACAGAGGAACAGATCAAg GTGTGGTTCTCAGCCCAGCGGCTGAAGCACGGTGTGAGCTGGACtccagaggaggtggaggaggccaGAAGAAAACAGTTCAATGGCACGGTGCACACGGTCCCTCAGACCATCACTGTTATACCTGCTCACCAACTCTCAGCCGCTGCCAACGGCCTGCAGTCCATTCTTCAGACGTGCCAGATAGTGGGCCAGCCTGGCCTGGTGTTCACACAG GTCGGCCCGGGAGGGAACCTTCCAGTGACCAGTCCCATCACTCTGACAGTGGCAGGGCTGCCCAGCCAGTCTCAGAGCTCCAGCAGAGTTCCCTGCCAGCCCACCCCAacaaacagtgagctgaaacgGGCCACCACtgtccagcctccctctctttctccccag GAGAATTCGGCCCTCAGTGCTGATACATTCAGTTTGCGGCCTAAGAAGTCCAAAGAGCAGCTGGCAGAGCTGAAAGCCAGCTACCTGAAAAACCATTTTGTCACTGATGCAGAAATCGCCCGGCTGATGAAGCTCACCAACCTGACAAAGGGAGAGATCAAGAAGTGGTTCAGCGACACCAGGTACAACCAGCGCAATTCCAAGAACAGCCATGTCATTGTTTTCCATGatggaggtggaagaggaggctgcagcagcagcgctaCCACCACCATTGTTATTGACTCAAGCGACGAGACCCCCACATCTCCCCTTCCTCCACGCACTCCTCCtgtgaaggagaaggagacgCGGCCGAAAACATGGAATCCATTCCCAGATTTCACCTTGCAGAAGTTTAAGGAGAAGACTCCGGAGCAGCTGGTGGTGCTGGAGGAAAGTTTTGAAAAGAGCAGCACCCCATCAGACGAAGAGCTGAGCCGCCTGAGGACGGAGACTAAACTGACGAGGAGAGAAATTGATGCCTGGTTCACTGAGAGACGAAAAATGCCACCTGTCAGCACGTCTTCCCCAGATTCTTCAGAGGGAGgaaagatggagacagatggagcaaaagcaggagaaggaggagcaggagccagctcttcttcttctcctactGCCTCCTCGTCTCGTAAAGGTAGTCAGACCCCGCCCGGTGGACGCAGTAAGCAGCTGCCCAGCAGCAACAAAGACATGAAAGATAAGAGTAAAAAGACTCCGGAGCAGCTCCATATTCTGAAAAGTGCCTTTGTGCGGACCCAGTGGCCCACACCAGAGGAGTATGACCAGCTGGCAGAAGAGAGCGGCCTTGCTCGGTCCTACATCGTCAGCTGGTTCGGGGACTCTCGGTACTCATGGAAGAACAGTAACCTCAAGTGGTTCTTCCAGTATCAAAGTGGCAATGTGGAAGGGCCAACTGGTGGAGGAGGCAATAAGATGGGAAGCGGCAGCATCGGTCGAAAAAGACGTGGCCGAAATCGTGGTTGGGGGCGGTCTCGAACCAGAAAGCAGCCAAGAAGGTCTGCCTCGTATAGTGCAGATGTTAATAGATCTCCCCCGTCAAAGAAATTCAAGACTGGGAGGGAGATTCTGAAGGAGTACTACCTGAAGCACCATTTTCTCAATGAGCAAGACCTGGATGAGCTTGTCACCAAGACCAACATGAGCTATGAACAG GTGAGGGAGTGGTTTGCCGAGGTCCAGCGCCGCTTGGAAGCAGGGTCAGATCCTTTCCAGGAGGTGGCCCTGGGAAGGACGGATGGAGACGAAGGAGGAGGGGACGAGGGAGCGGAGACGCAGGGAGAGGCCTCGACGGCCGCGGGGGAGCAGACTGGCGCAGGGgcggaagaagaagaagaggatgaaggagaggaggacgaTGACGGCGATGATACGGATGACAGTGAGGTTTGGGAGCCGTCACGTAGCGTCAGGAAATCCTTGTCCGTTTCTGAAGACTGA